From a region of the Cucumis sativus cultivar 9930 chromosome 6, Cucumber_9930_V3, whole genome shotgun sequence genome:
- the LOC101215380 gene encoding ribosome maturation protein SBDS: MSRSLVQPIGQKRLTNVAVVRLKKHGLRFEIACYKNKVLSWRSGVERDLDEVLQSQIVYSNVSKGVLAKTKELKAAFGTDDQTEICLKILKEGELQVAGKEREAQLSNQFRDIATIVMQKTFNPETKRPYTISMIERLMRDIHFAVDPNHSSKKQALEVIHELQKHFPIKRSPMRLRYIVPEQNVPSLLDKLNAWSASIVSDDQSGNQQRSIICELDPSFYRDCNPLMSELHGRFEVLSFCLHEEGDTNVDQYEDDYENVELPPRQLKETKSVIPQLSEALQKQTISINSDNAPKEGKRCSTCNVAVGDVTKFREHYKSEWHKHNVKRKTKNLPPLTEEECTVELAMGDSESDLKEYSF; this comes from the exons ATGTCCCGATCGCTGGTGCAGCCGATCGGGCAGAAGCGGCTGACCAACGTCGCCGTGGTTCGTTTGAAGAAACATGGTCTTCGCTTCGAGATTGCCTGTTACAAGAACAAGGTCCTTTCATGGCGCTCTGGCGT GGAGAGAGATTTGGATGAGGTCTTGCAATCGCAAATTGTTTATTCGAATGTTTCAAAAGGAGTTCttgcaaaaacaaaagaattgaaaGCAGCTTTTGGTACAGATGATCAGACGGAAATTTGTTTGAAG ATTCTTAAAGAAGGGGAACTTCAAGTTGCAGGGAAGGAGAGGGAGGCTCAATTATCCAATCAGTTTCGTGATATTGCAACTATTGTTATGCAGAAAACCTTCAATCCTGAAACTAAACGCCCTTACACCATTAGCATGATTGAGCGACTAATGCGTGACATTCATTTTGCTGTTGATCCAAATCACAGCTCAAAGAAACAG GCACTAGAGGTTATTCATGAGCTCCAGAAACACTTTCCAATTAAACGGTCACCTATGAGGTTACGATATATCGTACCTGAACAGAACGTTCCATCTCTCCTTGATAAGTTAAATGCTTGGAGTGCTAGTATTGTTTCCGATGACCAGTCAGGAAATCAGCAACGAAGCATT ATTTGTGAATTGGATCCTAGCTTTTATCGAGACTGCAATCCATTAATGAGTGAACTACATGGCAGATTTGAagttctctctttttgtttgcACGAGGAAGGGGACACCAATGTGGATCAATACGAGGACGATTATGAGAATGTGGAGCTGCCACCAAGGCAATTAAAGGAAACGAAATCGGTTATTCCTCAACTAAGTGAAGCTTTACAAAAGCAGACAATTTCTATCAACAGTGATAACGCCCCAAAGGAAGGAAAACGCTGCAGCACATGCAACGTAGCTGTGGGGGATGTTACAAAGTTTAGAGAGCATTACAAGAGTGAGTGGCATAAGCATAATGTAAAGCGCAAAACCAAGAATCTTCCAC